The following nucleotide sequence is from Cucumis melo cultivar AY chromosome 1, USDA_Cmelo_AY_1.0, whole genome shotgun sequence.
attaaatgcTAGTTTGAGAAAGAGATTAGTAGTCTTGTGGTTTGATGTCCTGAAGATCGTGTTCAAATTCCATTATTTCATTTGTTTGTTCTATATGATCATAAATAATAATTGGACTCGCTGTTCAAGAGAATGTATCACCATTACTACATTGCATTATGCTTCCATTTTTTACTATCTTCTCTTCAGATTTGGGATTCATAGAttacaaagaatcaagttaaaTAGCTTCTTTATCTTGTAGGTAATGCTCACCCATTGCACCAATTTGATATCAATCGGAACAAATGCAATTCAAATGTCAGCTCAGTTCAGTCCTTGTATAGAAAGAGTTTGTAATCTTTATGTTGCAATAAAATCCTGGCTGTTGAATTGCTGAAGCCCACAACGTCAGAGGTTCGATGCTTGAAGAACATGCAACTAAGCACAGAGCTCGTGGAATCGTCTGTCTCAATATAGCATAGGGTAGTTGAAACTGAATGGCTTGCCAAAAATGCCCACCATTGATGGCTTTGAAGCAAAATTAACGATAAAGATGGATAGGAATATGAAGGAAGTCTCAAGTAGTGACCACTACAAATTGCCGGTATGTTCATCATCAAACTAATGTGAGAAATGGAACAATTAGATAACCTCGTCGTAATATATAgtttcatctttttttcttttttcttcttttattgttattattttccttttttagtACTTAAAAACTAAGAAGAATTAAGATATAGCTCTAGCTCCATCTAGTGATTAAGATAAATTCCATCTTGTAACCATGTCGTAATATTACTATTTATTTGTATCTCATCTAGATGATCGTCACGTCGTTCACAGGATGATCATATCTACACCGGGACATCGACAAAAAAGATGAACAGTTTTCAaccaacaataataatatttctttaGATGAATTCATAAATTTGGTTCCTAGCTTATTTTAGTATGCTGTTGATAAATTTCTTAACTCTTGAAATTGTATTATATCTCAGAATAATTGTCATTATTAtgcttattttcttttaataatttctCTCTTAGATATGGTTGCAACTGCTAAGATTAGATCGTAAAAGAGCCAAGTTCTTAGAGTTAATTAGTTGTTTCatggaacttttttttagtAGGAATTAGATTAATAATCAAAAGTTCAACCATCATAAATTGATCTATGGGTAAAAAAGAAGACGCGGTCTCAATAACTAAAAGATCATGAGTTCAATTTATGGTGTTACTTCTCTAAAAATTAATTTCTTACGAGTTTGCTCGACATCTActctaattatatatattttacattttcattatattgcaatatttttttcctcttttaaaCAATACATTGAGGCACGGTCTAGTTGATCCATTGTTTAAGATGTTTTGTTGCATGTccactctttctttttttcactaATGACTTGAAGGACTActaaaaaccttttttttttcttttttttttcgtcaTTGATTGACATGTAAAAATCGATTTTATGAATGGGTAAATTTTTACATACTActttaagcttttttttttttttaatcttaataATGACATGTTTAAAGTTTATGAACATATTTGAATGTTGATAGTTAAAGAATATGCAAGAAGACAGTTTCAATACATTTAGGCATTTAATGAATTAAAAGCGTGGAAGTTTatcaaacatttaaaaaaaaagttcataaaCTAAATCATCGTAACataaaaatcattttagttaATAACAATaccaaatttataattaaagtcacaaattatatttagttaaaatattattttagtttctatgctaaatattattttgttttcatcTCTTTATTTAAGTGTTTAAACGTACATATTCAAATGagttattttgttttaatcTCTATGCTCATGTTTAGATTTATCTATTCAAATGTACACGTCCGATAGATCTTAAAATTGTTTCTTAATGATAAATTTATaatcaaattttttattaaaatgggtCTTTATGAGATACactaacattttttttcaaatgaaagttatttgttattatttaaataaattttatatgaaaaataacaaaattgacaaaatatttacttttcataaaaaaaaatcaaatgcaccgagtttttatctttttagtaattttttatatgaagcgtaaataatttgttgttgtattattatttttcaaatccCTCTAAATTATATAACATCTACCGTCATAAATCATTATTTCATCCAAAAGTTTAACatataaataaaagtaaatttaattatataatattgtCAACAATGAAAATTAATAATCGATGGAGAGAAACAATGAAACAATGCAAGGGTTCGAATCGATCGTACTTCGATACCATTCTAAATTACTAATTCATCCAAAAGCTCGGATTTACTAAAAATTAGAAGCCAAACACCAATTTTAagatttataataaataaattgaatttctaacataaaaaacaaaaattttggTATTCTAATTTgaagttttattattattattattatattgaaGTTTGGTAGATagtttgagagagagagagttttaGAGGGAGAAAAAGGAGGGAAAGCTCAAAACTGCGACAGTTAGAGAGAGTCTACGTCTCCGTTTTATTATACATTTTGGTTTTTGGGGAATGATAATTCTTAGTTTGTTTCATATGTTCATTCATTCAACACTACCAAAACCCAAAAAGCAAAGGCCGCTTGTGATTCAGAGTTTGAATTTACTTTAGAAAATGTAGAAATTAGCATTACTATCTCCTCCTTCCTTTTCAATCACAGATTTGTTCTTCTAAATCCTTCGAGGTCTGtgtactcaaattcaaatttcatttttattctttttttttttcatgaaatctttgatttgatttgatttcaCTGTCCGAATTTCATATCATTCTCCTCACCATTCTCACGCTTCTCACCGTCCGTGGCTTCGCCGGCTCCTCCTCTGCCTTCTGTCGCAAAATCACTATCAAATCAACGAAAGCATTCAGTATATATTTGTACGATTTTTTATCGTTCAGATTTAGGTAACAGAACAGAAGCTCTTCCATAAACTCCCAATCCACTTTCTCATGGTGTTTCAAATGACCATCCATCATCTCTTGCATCGATCGACGAAATTCCTCTGACGGATTCGGCGACTTCCTCAATATCGCGATGCAATCGCTCGGAAGCTTCAGATCCTTACCCCGATCTTCACCGATCAAAGATGAAGAACTCGATCCTGCATTTTCTGACGATTCTGTGTGAGAATCGTCCGGAAGATCAGATCCAGATAAGTCAGGGGAGAAGAAGAATCGGTGAGATCCGCCGTATGAATCAACCGGAGATTCAGGTGAAACTACTCCTCTATGATTCTTGCAATCTCgacctcctcctcctcctcctacTACTTTTCTGTCGCCGCAATCTCCATCCTCTTTCAGGTACAACGACCGGAAATTCTCAAAGAGAAATCGGTCGATATCGGCGAGCGTAGCGGCGGCGTCTTCTTTGTTACCGACGGCGTCGACTTGCTTCCGATCGATGGCGAAGGATAGGGTCTTTGGATGCTTACAACCAGCGAGAATCCAACTTTTTGATGAGGAAAAAGTTTGGGGATTAGGAAACTGAAGCTGAGGCGTTGGCTTTTTGATCTTCGAGAGGTAATCTTGAAGcgatttttgcaattttttggGCATTTTGTTTAGTTTCCTTTGGTTTTGGGTTGAAAGAGTAATGTGATAATACTGATTCTTATAAAGAAATAACAAAGGAatgcaaaagaaagaaagtaacATAAAAATATTAATGGCCTAAAAAAtacgttttaaaaaaatatatatatatcaaaaaacaaagaagaaaacttACATTAAAATGAATATTGAATTAAAGGGGATGGAACTCAACGTTGGTGCCTTTCTTGGAGTTGGTTGACTTTGATTTCCAATACTTaaccttttttattattttctttttttccttctaaaagaaa
It contains:
- the LOC103500574 gene encoding transcription repressor OFP14 → MLLSFFCIPLLFLYKNQYYHITLSTQNQRKLNKMPKKLQKSLQDYLSKIKKPTPQLQFPNPQTFSSSKSWILAGCKHPKTLSFAIDRKQVDAVGNKEDAAATLADIDRFLFENFRSLYLKEDGDCGDRKVVGGGGGGRDCKNHRGVVSPESPVDSYGGSHRFFFSPDLSGSDLPDDSHTESSENAGSSSSSLIGEDRGKDLKLPSDCIAILRKSPNPSEEFRRSMQEMMDGHLKHHEKVDWEFMEELLFCYLNLNDKKSYKYILNAFVDLIVILRQKAEEEPAKPRTVRSVRMVRRMI